One genomic window of Moorella glycerini includes the following:
- a CDS encoding TM1802 family CRISPR-associated protein gives MFIERLVAQGRPFLNCDLKPSETLRLISDVAGESRCLENIIIIEAEKEDDFKAVLLPLQTWGDYIEEGDSNKRKKKITFIPDIERGLGLPFIKPGTGNPTAPQGKYGVPVYLIFPKQVSEFITNESKVKAFWRGRLERTLALPWQLSDTDVFILGNLLKVAAGQVEARIKEKQSQGYGLVSLVFPNTSGPYRYSDKRPVKGDPDHILVGESVLKPGKFIVAHLPTVAELFWFSKIEEGAEEGKRTKCSFCGKNGEAVSVYSKAWSWLAYTWDCPLSEELKTKKREINLAQAIGALCPDCYRALIVGAGIFNELAGSLAPQLTKEIFLPVASAGGREEKAKSKVRLPDIRGVALVLPLLEEDEEAPEYFTEALTTLRQKNVRQGKKDRFLKAITGFEAVLPDEFNSDNYRLTLVYFTEANADVHLRAVIEDVLPSTVSKLLDFIPQVIGEAVQIWRYLKGGEIQGPQNSNYGSLFYLLNRAYGGCYLWHTLEAILHKKPIAWDTFVAGAASRMNGWGRVQDENRGDKKNYYNLENEVIFYWTFRYFYSLYNSVLLKGGKVMASWREMIDKISTTKIEELSINDVEELGFAAGYLLGQFKSWYWRATGGQNGGKDFIKHRIMSFGSTLTPDVIWRRGLSRVQEYALKLNIPLSDDFRHRVGVVESEYRRKKEEVNAKKDEFIGAFWSGYVLANTVKKNKLAPRYFVWVKPIIEKEVNYF, from the coding sequence TTGTTTATAGAAAGGCTTGTAGCCCAGGGACGGCCTTTTTTAAACTGCGATCTTAAACCTTCTGAAACTTTAAGGTTAATTTCTGATGTAGCCGGAGAAAGCCGTTGTTTAGAAAATATCATTATAATTGAGGCGGAAAAGGAAGATGATTTTAAAGCTGTTTTATTACCTCTTCAGACTTGGGGGGATTATATAGAAGAAGGTGATAGTAATAAAAGAAAGAAGAAAATTACCTTTATCCCGGATATAGAACGGGGTCTGGGTTTACCTTTTATTAAACCCGGTACTGGTAACCCTACAGCACCCCAGGGTAAGTACGGTGTTCCTGTGTACCTTATATTCCCCAAACAAGTATCAGAGTTCATAACAAATGAAAGCAAAGTCAAGGCCTTCTGGCGCGGGCGCCTGGAAAGAACTCTGGCTTTACCATGGCAACTTTCTGATACAGATGTCTTTATCCTTGGTAATCTTTTAAAAGTAGCGGCGGGACAAGTAGAAGCAAGGATTAAAGAGAAGCAAAGCCAGGGCTATGGGTTAGTGAGTCTGGTTTTTCCTAATACCAGTGGTCCCTATCGTTATAGTGATAAGAGACCGGTGAAAGGTGATCCTGACCATATCTTGGTAGGAGAAAGTGTTCTGAAACCAGGCAAGTTTATTGTAGCCCATTTACCAACGGTAGCAGAATTATTTTGGTTTTCCAAGATAGAGGAAGGTGCGGAAGAAGGAAAAAGAACAAAATGTAGTTTTTGCGGGAAAAATGGGGAAGCAGTTTCCGTTTATAGTAAGGCCTGGTCATGGCTTGCCTACACCTGGGATTGCCCACTCTCTGAAGAACTAAAAACAAAAAAAAGAGAGATTAACCTCGCTCAAGCTATTGGCGCTCTATGTCCTGATTGTTATCGAGCCCTTATCGTTGGAGCAGGTATATTTAATGAACTGGCTGGTTCCCTGGCCCCGCAGTTAACTAAAGAAATTTTTTTACCTGTTGCTTCAGCGGGAGGAAGAGAGGAAAAAGCTAAATCAAAAGTACGTTTGCCGGATATTCGTGGAGTAGCCCTGGTCTTACCTTTACTCGAAGAAGATGAAGAGGCGCCTGAATATTTTACTGAGGCATTAACAACTTTGAGACAAAAAAATGTTCGTCAAGGGAAAAAGGATAGATTTCTCAAAGCTATAACTGGTTTTGAAGCTGTATTACCTGACGAATTTAATTCTGATAACTACCGCTTGACTCTTGTTTATTTTACAGAAGCTAATGCAGATGTACATTTACGGGCAGTTATTGAAGATGTCTTACCTTCAACGGTTAGCAAATTACTGGATTTTATACCACAAGTAATAGGAGAAGCAGTTCAGATCTGGCGTTACTTAAAGGGGGGTGAAATCCAGGGTCCGCAAAATAGTAACTATGGATCATTATTTTACCTTTTAAACAGGGCTTATGGAGGTTGTTATCTATGGCATACTCTGGAAGCGATTTTGCATAAGAAACCTATTGCCTGGGACACTTTTGTAGCTGGAGCAGCTTCCAGGATGAATGGTTGGGGACGGGTACAGGATGAAAATAGGGGGGACAAGAAAAACTATTATAATCTAGAAAATGAAGTGATCTTTTACTGGACTTTCCGTTATTTCTATAGCCTTTACAATAGTGTGTTGCTGAAAGGGGGAAAGGTAATGGCGAGCTGGAGAGAAATGATAGACAAAATTTCTACTACAAAGATTGAAGAACTATCCATTAATGATGTTGAGGAATTGGGTTTTGCGGCCGGCTACTTATTAGGGCAGTTCAAGTCGTGGTATTGGAGGGCTACAGGGGGACAGAATGGCGGCAAAGATTTTATAAAACACAGGATAATGTCCTTCGGTTCCACCCTTACCCCGGATGTTATCTGGCGTAGAGGACTAAGCCGTGTGCAGGAATATGCTCTTAAGTTAAATATACCTTTATCGGATGATTTTCGCCATCGCGTTGGCGTTGTCGAAAGTGAATACCGCCGGAAAAAGGAGGAGGTAAATGCTAAAAAAGATGAATTTATCGGGGCTTTTTGGAGTGGTTATGTCCTGGCCAATACTGTAAAGAAAAATAAATTGGCTCCTCGCTATTTCGTGTGGGTAAAACCAATTATCGAAAAGGAAGTAAATTATTTCTAG
- the cas6 gene encoding CRISPR-associated endoribonuclease Cas6, whose translation MTLAPQHGSITEVMPNYNHFLQSAIYANLSPALANYLHTRGFRHGERAFKLFTFSRLMGKRLKGLDNGKLVFEGKLNLVISSPIDEFISDLGFNLLCNGKLKLGTIDLAIEGIEARQEEIKGKELIVHTLSPVVTCSTLIKPGGGKYTCYYQPGEGEFLQQITMNLLKKYYLWQGDVINPKEANLEIKAMGPSRQIITTFKGIIIKGYMCRLRIKGPINLLHLAIDAGLGAKNSMGFGCLEVERNWR comes from the coding sequence GTGACTTTAGCACCACAACATGGTAGCATAACTGAAGTTATGCCCAACTATAACCATTTTTTACAATCGGCTATTTATGCTAACTTATCGCCGGCCCTGGCCAATTACTTGCATACACGCGGCTTTCGCCACGGGGAGAGGGCATTTAAGCTTTTTACCTTTTCACGTCTCATGGGAAAAAGGCTGAAAGGATTGGATAATGGCAAGTTAGTTTTTGAAGGGAAATTAAATTTAGTTATATCATCTCCTATAGATGAGTTTATCAGTGACCTGGGGTTTAATTTGCTTTGCAATGGTAAATTAAAGCTCGGGACAATTGATCTGGCTATCGAGGGGATAGAAGCCAGGCAAGAAGAAATTAAAGGCAAGGAATTAATAGTACATACTTTATCTCCAGTTGTTACTTGTAGTACCTTAATTAAGCCTGGTGGAGGGAAATATACCTGCTATTACCAGCCCGGTGAAGGGGAATTTCTCCAGCAAATTACAATGAATTTGCTGAAAAAATACTATCTATGGCAAGGTGATGTCATTAATCCAAAAGAAGCCAACCTTGAAATCAAGGCGATGGGCCCATCACGGCAGATTATTACTACTTTTAAAGGCATAATCATTAAAGGTTACATGTGCCGATTAAGGATAAAGGGTCCTATTAATTTGCTTCATTTAGCTATAGATGCAGGTTTGGGGGCAAAAAACAGTATGGGATTTGGTTGCCTGGAGGTGGAAAGGAACTGGAGGTAA